A genomic stretch from Malus domestica chromosome 15, GDT2T_hap1 includes:
- the LOC103450424 gene encoding uncharacterized protein isoform X2 — protein MGALAPFSQWIPADDILLKKAVEDGASLESLAKGAVHFSRRFTVCELQDRWYSLLYDPVVSEDASSRMIEFESSTTTVPFDRAGNSKGKKCESGKRKAESVRSSYYAMRKRICNEPFNSMGLNFLVAPSNNNYDGNGDEPLYGNCMNGDPISAPFGLETSDMDAMQNLMDVGTDDTFHMLQNPDGNDFHMEQGNIHEDIMTWNESEVDEFNHPEGLPDCSLFNANDLGMKPPFTLDQITGNEGNMCTEFEGNKAFNSPVSDSGALFNNLEYSSPLPAMPVDVDLRENDIRTSDSFELHENIEANKARTTENDAHIGMEVATEMPCCDFQSSAAPVCTEGYLAELSNSLLNFTNEELMLVTADGKDVINKSYYDGLSSLLLSSPKDDVLHEQTIVKTEPETSVAPVMDSMNPSSAYPGVVDDNRGSPNADEHIVCHSDTPMLSSSTASNYQNPELRDGFICCTLNTEDPEIPCNGDIFLPNRSSTSEGNKPISLSTSGFPVNKRNNDTGPCFMHKERKNLGKPHSTCQIKGSHFLQEKGRKSPLGNFGVKFELSDVPSEVASKSAGHVGEGPGQIDSANPSTSVQPGILKEDTKESVSEKRLSYNSTEFHVENPDSGVIKKELDPSATIRDDISLHTEGLPMYIAEPQLNPDTSDQLGLFESDDDIPCYSDIEAMVLDMDLDPDDQDLCSSEEVSKYQNEDAKRRIIRLEQCAYSYLQRAIASHGAFAILYGRHSKHYIKKPEVLLGRATDDAVVDIDLGRDGRGNKISRKQIRGMPFIFEMNQTRVKQYLESIPQ, from the exons ATGGGTGCTCTCGCTCCGTTCTCTCAGTGGATTCCCGCGGATGATATTCTGCTCAAGAAAGCCGTTGAG GATGGTGCTTCCTTGGAGTCACTTGCTAAAGGTGCAGTGCATTTTTCTCGAAGATTTACTGTTTGTGAACTGCAAGATCGGTGGTATTCTCTCCTGTATGATCCAGTAGTTTCTGAAGATGCTTCTTCTCGCATGATTGAGTTTGAGAGTTCCACAACAACTGTTCCATTTGACAGGGCAGGAaattcaaaaggaaaaaaatgtgaATCCGGGAAGAGAAAAGCTGAAAGTGTTCGTAGTAGTTACTATGCAATGCGTAAAAGGATTTGCAACGAGCCGTTTAATTCCATGGGCCTTAATTTTCTTGTTGCACCCAGTAATAACAACTATGATGGAAATGGAGATGAGCCTCTTTACGGAAATTGCATGAATGGAGATCCAATCTCAGCCCCTTTTGGCCTCGAGACATCAGATATGGATGCAATGCAAAATCTGATGGATGTCGGCACTGATGATACTTTTCATATGCTCCAGAACCCAGATGGGAATGATTTTCATATGGAACAAGGTAATATCCATGAAGATATTATGACATGGAATGAATCTGAGGTGGATGAATTCAATCATCCAGAGGGATTGCCAGATTGCAGCCTGTTCAATGCCAATGACTTAGGAATGAAACCTCCGTTTACACTTGATCAAATTACTGGCAACGAGGGAAACATGTGCACAGAGTTTGAAGGGAACAAGGCCTTTAATTCACCTGTTTCAGACAGTGGTGCATTATTTAACAACTTGGAGTATTCATCTCCACTTCCAGCTATGCCAGTTGATGTTGATCTTAGAGAAAATGATATACGCACCAGTGATTCTTTTGAACTTCATGAAAATATCGAGGCTAACAAGGCAAGAACAACAGAGAATGATGCTCATATTGGGATGGAGGTGGCCACTGAAATGCCATGCTGTGATTTCCAGAGTTCTGCAGCTCCTGTTTGTACTGAAGGTTATTTGGCAGAATTGTCCAATTCACTTTTAAACTTTACGAATGAGGAGCTCATGCTTGTGACTGCTGATGGAAAAGATGTGATTAATAAGTCTTACTATGATGGCCTGAGCTCCCTTTTGTTGAGTTCACCGAAAGATGATGTTCTTCATGAACAGACAATCGTCAAAACTGAGCCAGAAACATCTGTAGCTCCAGTTATGGACTCCATGAACCCATCTAGTGCGTATCCTGGAGTGGTAGATGACAATAGAGGATCCCCAAATGCTGATGAACATATAGTCTGCCATTCAGACACTCCGATGCTATCATCTTCAACAGCTTCGAACTATCAAAATCCTGAATTGAGGGATGGATTTATCTGCTGCACATTAAACACCGAGGACCCAGAAATCCCATGCAATGGTGATATTTTTCTACCAAATCGTTCATCAACTTCTGAAGGGAATAAGCCAATATCTTTGTCCACTAGTGGTTTCCCTgttaataagagaaataatgacACAGGGCCGTGCTTTATGCATAAAGAGCGAAAAAATCTTGGAAAACCACATAGTACCTGTCAGATTAAAGGATCACATTTCTTACAAGAAAAGGGTCGAAAATCTCCACTAGGTAATTTCGGGGTGAAATTTGAGCTGTCTGATGTCCCCAGTGAGGTGGCATCTAAGAGTGCAGGTCATGTTGGTGAAGGTCCGGGCCAAATTGATTCAGCCAATCCAAGTACAAGTGTTCAACCTGGAATACTGAAGGAAGACACTAAAGAAAGTGTATCGGAAAAGCGTCTCAGTTATAACTCAACTGAGTTTCATGTGGAGAACCCAGATTCTGGTGTCATTAAAAAGGAGCTTGATCCATCAGCTACAATTAGAGACGATATATCATTACATACAGAAGGGCTGCCCATGTATATTGCTGAACCACAATTAAATCCCGATACATCGGATCAACTGGGGCTTTTTGAGAGCGATGATGATATACCATGTTATTCGGATATAGAGGCAATG GTACTTGATATGGATTTGGACCCAGATGACCAGGATTTGTGTTCTAGTGAGGAAG tctcaaaatatcaaaatgagGATGCTAAGAGGAGAATCATAAGGCTGGAGCAGTGTGCTTATTCATATTTGCAAAGAGCCATTGCATCTCATGGAGCTTTTGCCATTTTGTATGGACGTCATTCTAAGCATTACATTAAGAAGCCCGAG GTTCTATTGGGTAGAGCAACAGACGATGCTGTTGTTGACATTGACTTGGGAAGAGACGGGCGTGGTAATAAGATCTCTCGGAAACAG
- the LOC103450424 gene encoding uncharacterized protein isoform X1, protein MGALAPFSQWIPADDILLKKAVEDGASLESLAKGAVHFSRRFTVCELQDRWYSLLYDPVVSEDASSRMIEFESSTTTVPFDRAGNSKGKKCESGKRKAESVRSSYYAMRKRICNEPFNSMGLNFLVAPSNNNYDGNGDEPLYGNCMNGDPISAPFGLETSDMDAMQNLMDVGTDDTFHMLQNPDGNDFHMEQGNIHEDIMTWNESEVDEFNHPEGLPDCSLFNANDLGMKPPFTLDQITGNEGNMCTEFEGNKAFNSPVSDSGALFNNLEYSSPLPAMPVDVDLRENDIRTSDSFELHENIEANKARTTENDAHIGMEVATEMPCCDFQSSAAPVCTEGYLAELSNSLLNFTNEELMLVTADGKDVINKSYYDGLSSLLLSSPKDDVLHEQTIVKTEPETSVAPVMDSMNPSSAYPGVVDDNRGSPNADEHIVCHSDTPMLSSSTASNYQNPELRDGFICCTLNTEDPEIPCNGDIFLPNRSSTSEGNKPISLSTSGFPVNKRNNDTGPCFMHKERKNLGKPHSTCQIKGSHFLQEKGRKSPLGNFGVKFELSDVPSEVASKSAGHVGEGPGQIDSANPSTSVQPGILKEDTKESVSEKRLSYNSTEFHVENPDSGVIKKELDPSATIRDDISLHTEGLPMYIAEPQLNPDTSDQLGLFESDDDIPCYSDIEAMVLDMDLDPDDQDLCSSEEVSKYQNEDAKRRIIRLEQCAYSYLQRAIASHGAFAILYGRHSKHYIKKPEVLLGRATDDAVVDIDLGRDGRGNKISRKQAMINMDKDGSFHLKNLGKCSISVNSKEVAPGQSLSLSSSCLIEIRGMPFIFEMNQTRVKQYLESIPQ, encoded by the exons ATGGGTGCTCTCGCTCCGTTCTCTCAGTGGATTCCCGCGGATGATATTCTGCTCAAGAAAGCCGTTGAG GATGGTGCTTCCTTGGAGTCACTTGCTAAAGGTGCAGTGCATTTTTCTCGAAGATTTACTGTTTGTGAACTGCAAGATCGGTGGTATTCTCTCCTGTATGATCCAGTAGTTTCTGAAGATGCTTCTTCTCGCATGATTGAGTTTGAGAGTTCCACAACAACTGTTCCATTTGACAGGGCAGGAaattcaaaaggaaaaaaatgtgaATCCGGGAAGAGAAAAGCTGAAAGTGTTCGTAGTAGTTACTATGCAATGCGTAAAAGGATTTGCAACGAGCCGTTTAATTCCATGGGCCTTAATTTTCTTGTTGCACCCAGTAATAACAACTATGATGGAAATGGAGATGAGCCTCTTTACGGAAATTGCATGAATGGAGATCCAATCTCAGCCCCTTTTGGCCTCGAGACATCAGATATGGATGCAATGCAAAATCTGATGGATGTCGGCACTGATGATACTTTTCATATGCTCCAGAACCCAGATGGGAATGATTTTCATATGGAACAAGGTAATATCCATGAAGATATTATGACATGGAATGAATCTGAGGTGGATGAATTCAATCATCCAGAGGGATTGCCAGATTGCAGCCTGTTCAATGCCAATGACTTAGGAATGAAACCTCCGTTTACACTTGATCAAATTACTGGCAACGAGGGAAACATGTGCACAGAGTTTGAAGGGAACAAGGCCTTTAATTCACCTGTTTCAGACAGTGGTGCATTATTTAACAACTTGGAGTATTCATCTCCACTTCCAGCTATGCCAGTTGATGTTGATCTTAGAGAAAATGATATACGCACCAGTGATTCTTTTGAACTTCATGAAAATATCGAGGCTAACAAGGCAAGAACAACAGAGAATGATGCTCATATTGGGATGGAGGTGGCCACTGAAATGCCATGCTGTGATTTCCAGAGTTCTGCAGCTCCTGTTTGTACTGAAGGTTATTTGGCAGAATTGTCCAATTCACTTTTAAACTTTACGAATGAGGAGCTCATGCTTGTGACTGCTGATGGAAAAGATGTGATTAATAAGTCTTACTATGATGGCCTGAGCTCCCTTTTGTTGAGTTCACCGAAAGATGATGTTCTTCATGAACAGACAATCGTCAAAACTGAGCCAGAAACATCTGTAGCTCCAGTTATGGACTCCATGAACCCATCTAGTGCGTATCCTGGAGTGGTAGATGACAATAGAGGATCCCCAAATGCTGATGAACATATAGTCTGCCATTCAGACACTCCGATGCTATCATCTTCAACAGCTTCGAACTATCAAAATCCTGAATTGAGGGATGGATTTATCTGCTGCACATTAAACACCGAGGACCCAGAAATCCCATGCAATGGTGATATTTTTCTACCAAATCGTTCATCAACTTCTGAAGGGAATAAGCCAATATCTTTGTCCACTAGTGGTTTCCCTgttaataagagaaataatgacACAGGGCCGTGCTTTATGCATAAAGAGCGAAAAAATCTTGGAAAACCACATAGTACCTGTCAGATTAAAGGATCACATTTCTTACAAGAAAAGGGTCGAAAATCTCCACTAGGTAATTTCGGGGTGAAATTTGAGCTGTCTGATGTCCCCAGTGAGGTGGCATCTAAGAGTGCAGGTCATGTTGGTGAAGGTCCGGGCCAAATTGATTCAGCCAATCCAAGTACAAGTGTTCAACCTGGAATACTGAAGGAAGACACTAAAGAAAGTGTATCGGAAAAGCGTCTCAGTTATAACTCAACTGAGTTTCATGTGGAGAACCCAGATTCTGGTGTCATTAAAAAGGAGCTTGATCCATCAGCTACAATTAGAGACGATATATCATTACATACAGAAGGGCTGCCCATGTATATTGCTGAACCACAATTAAATCCCGATACATCGGATCAACTGGGGCTTTTTGAGAGCGATGATGATATACCATGTTATTCGGATATAGAGGCAATG GTACTTGATATGGATTTGGACCCAGATGACCAGGATTTGTGTTCTAGTGAGGAAG tctcaaaatatcaaaatgagGATGCTAAGAGGAGAATCATAAGGCTGGAGCAGTGTGCTTATTCATATTTGCAAAGAGCCATTGCATCTCATGGAGCTTTTGCCATTTTGTATGGACGTCATTCTAAGCATTACATTAAGAAGCCCGAG GTTCTATTGGGTAGAGCAACAGACGATGCTGTTGTTGACATTGACTTGGGAAGAGACGGGCGTGGTAATAAGATCTCTCGGAAACAG